GGTTATAGAAGCTCTGATatcatgtcatgaaccaattatcccaaaagcttaagctgttgggtaaatGAGACATGAATGATCTATATTGTATTTCTATCACGCCCCCTCGTGCAAGAGCCCACTTGGGCTTGAAGCATGGACAATGCATAGGCTCACCTACCGTGTgctgaaattcaaatttttacTAGAATTATGGGGTAATAAGGATCAAATTCTAGGCCCACTTGGTTACAGAAGcctgataccatgtcatgaaccaattatccccaaagcttaagctgttgggtaaagGATACATGAAtggttatattatatttctaacatacTTAACTCCCATGCATGCTGCCTCTTGAATATTATAGATTTTTAGATTTTTGTCCTTTTTGAGCACATTAAATAGTCCTGTAAACTGACACAAGTCTTGGTGCTTCACGCAATGCTGTTATTTCGTTTACATATTTATTCAGGTGCTATGGTAGATCACTAAAACTTATGGGCTCGAGTTTAGGTTGCCACATTCATTTATGATAAAATAAAGACAGATTCTTACAGGTGGGCTGAAGTTGAATCTAAACGCATAATGTCTTCCTTATACACCAAGAGGCTTTCTTACTTGTGATGGGGTGACTTGTATTTCGAAACTTACTGAAACATACTAAAAAGCAGAGTAAATGTTATGAGATTTGAAATTTCTGGTTTTTGTAATGACAATTTATTTGGGTTTGTTGTTTTACGTAATGGATAATCTACCAGAGGCGCAGGATCCATACTTATATTTCCTCTAAGCAATAGTTGTGGAGAAATATGAACCTTGCATGactactttttttaaaaaagtcattGTTAAATTGGCATTATGCTTGGAATACATTTATATGCcttaatataatcaattgactagcaaaattttgtgaggattttttttattgtttagtttctttaatTTCTGCTAAACTTTTTGGCTGATTGTTGTATTGATGTTTTTTGTGCATATTGCCCTAGTTCCCAATGCTATAATAATATATTGAAATTTAATTGATATTGGTCTTTTATTTCTAGGTTGAAAATGGAAAGGCTCAAGCTGCTAATTTTCCATTTTGTACAATAGAGCCAAATGTGGGGATTGTTGCTGTTCCAGATTCTCGTCTCCATGTGCTCTCTGATCTCAGTAAATCTCAGCGAGTGGTTCCAGCGTCCATAGAGTTTGTAGATATAGCTGGGCTTGTCAAGGGTGCAAGTCAAGGCGAGGTTTTCATAATTTCTTTTCACCTTCTTTAGTTTGGTTGTCAACACgcacttttttttatcaatttatttATTGTTGTAGAAAATTGCAAATACATTCTTTGATTCCCTATTCTAACTTCAACTGTTACAGGGTCTGGGTAATAAGTTTTTGTCACATATTCGTGAGGTGGACTCTATACTTCAGGTGTTTCCTTGTCATCATTTTTCTTTCATCATTACTTCTGTTATTTTTGTTCCATGTCTTCCCTTATTATGCACCAAATCAGTAGCTATCTACATATTGTTAATCAGAACTTGGAGTTCTGAAATTATTGTGCTTAAACGTACAGGGTTGTTTTTACTCCATTATCTGATTTAGTATTGAAATGGATCTATTGATTATACATTAGGTTGTACGATGTTTTGATGACAATGACATTATTCATGTGAATGGGAAAGTTGACCCCAAGTCTGATATTGATGTTATCAACTTGGAGCTTGTTTTCTGTGACTTGGACCAGGTCAGGTTACTAACTTCCATGCTACACAAGTTTACTGCCTTTGTTTCCTTTGAATATGTTATTATTGTTCCAAATGGAATTGGCGACACATTAATGAGTTCAATCATATTTATTGTGCTAATTTGGATGGAGTAATTgtattttttcctttctttttactGTGACCAATGCCTTCAAGTTTTTTGCAGTCTATCTGTTTATGCGCAAAACTTGCTATGTATTTCTATGACAAAATCGCTCGATAGAACTAAGATTTTCCTCTTTCCTAGAAATGCAGATTGAGAAAAGACTGGATAAACTAAAGAAGGGCAAGCCGAAGGATTCACAAAGAGTCAAGGTTATATTCTTTAAATATTTCCACCTTTCATTGGTCTTTGTTTTTATTAGTTAGAATACATCATTCCgcttgattttgaaattcttgaTTTTAGGAAGAGGCAGAAAAGTCTGCACTGGAGAAGATTCGCGTGGCACTCTTGGATGGAAAACCTGCACGATCTGTGACCTTAACTGATTCTGAAAGGGATGCTGTGAAGCACCTCTGCTTGCTCACAATGAAACCCATTATATATGTGGCAAATGTTGCAGAATCTGATCTAGCTGATCCTGCAAAAAATAATTATGTCAATGATGTCACCAATGTTGCATCTGAGCTGCAGTCAGGAATCGTAACAGTTTCAGCacaggtatatatatatacacactttgTTTGGATATGAAAAAAGAATGGTGAAAGAAAGTAGGTAGAAATAAATTGGAAAGAAGAGAAATTGGGGCGGGTTTTTTCTCTGGGATGGAGAGAAAGAAAGGCTAAGAACCTATTTAGTTTTCATTTCCATTTTTTATCTTCATTTCCtgttttcagttttaattacaaaaatgctACATTATTTTGAGGTAGTTTTTTGTTATCAAAATCTTGTACAGCAAACAATGAAAAGAACATTTTACGATTTTCATTGTTTCCTATGCAAAACTTTAAAATAGGATACAAACAAAAAACAAGCTGACATTTTTGTAGTTAAAACTGAAAATTGGGATTGGAAATTGAAACCTTTTTCTTAAACCAAACAGGACCTAAAGTAAGATTATAATCTCTCTATACTGAAAGAACAATTATTGACATTCTTGTTATTGTGTCCATGGAGAGTCATGTAAGATGGGTTAACGTGTCCTTGCAGGTTGAGGCAGAGCTAACTGAACTAGCTacggaagaaagaaaagaatatCTGAACTCTCTTGGTGTTAGTGAAAGTGGTCTTGGTAACCTAATCAGGGCAACCTATAGCCTTTTGGGGCTGCGAACTTATTTTACGTCTGGTGAGAAGGTAAGAGGAAAAGCTTGAAAAGTTTTAGCGAGCGTTGCAGTTTGGCATATCCTGTAAAGCATATATGCACCGGTAAATTAGTAGCTTGCAGCACTTGATTCATTATTCAGAACTGATTTGTTTTCGTAATATGAACTCAGGAAACAAAAGCATGGACGATACTTGCAGGTTAGCTTACTCTCTGGATGAGACTTACTCATTGCACAATACTTTGACTGGATTTCATCCTTTTCTGAGAACCATGTTCATTTAATTTGACAAATCCTAGCTATTAATTTGACAAATAATAGCTATTAAAATGTTGCCAGTCTTATCTTTGGACATGCAATGTAGAGATATATTTTTCCTATTGTTGACAAATGCCTGTGTTTAGATTATCTTATGCTCCTTTATTTTGTTATGGAGTAAGTAACCTGAGTGATTGACCAAACTGAATTATGAATAATATAAAGATTAAAGTTAGATTGGATTACTCTTCTAAATTTTAAATCTTCTGTTGTCTAGGAATGACGGCACCTCAAGCTGCTGGAGTGATTCACTCTGACTTCGAGAAGGGTTTCATTCGAGCAGAGACAGTAAGCATCAAGGATATAATTTTGAACTCCTGTTTATATATATGACAGCATatcagtgttgtcaaatagcgGCGCTATAGCGTAGCGTTCTGAGGGCTTTGTGCTATTCCGCTATGAAGGCttgaaatagcggatttttggctttcCGCAATTTTCCGTGATCCGCGATTAACAACACTGCAGCACATGCTTAGAAAGTATTGTTAGCATTgtaaacaaaacagaaaaaggTTAAGAGGTGATTTTGATATTCCATATTCTAgatgtggggggggggggtagactATATACATGGTAAACTTCAATAGTAAAATTATGAGTATTTGCAGAACTCCTGGCTTTTAGTACTACTTTCGGTAAATTCTGTTGAACCTAAGCATCATATTTGTAGATGTAAGTAGATTCTAGTTTCTAGTATTGTACCAGTTATCTCTTAAGTTACTCTTATTATCTAGTCTTCTGTTTAATGACATGTTCCACATTTGTATGTGGCTGGCCATGAAAGTTaagtaaagataaaataaagtGAATAAAAGAGAGGACTCCATGAAAACCTATCCAGAAGTCTATTTTACATGACAAAAGGGATGAAAGATGTCTTGATTGAAGCCCATCTTCTCTCAGCTTGTTAATTTCTTGCATTTTGATTCTCATACAGATTGTGATTTGACTGCTTTCCAATTTTCTTGCATGGAAACTCATATTTTCTTACTGTTGATAGCAAGTTTTGATATGTTAGAGTTTTGTATTAAATTTTCTAGAATTGGTTTTCTGCATTCTTTATTCTGATTTATAGATACACACTAAGATAGACAAAGAGCTGATTCTTGCTGTATTTGGGCAACTGAATCAAGTACACCCtgacaatttatttatttttatttgtaattttgcATGCTGTTGTGTTTATTTTAAGCATGTCAAAGTTTGCATGCTGCATTCATTAACCTTCATTAAaaatgttgtttttaattaGGTGTCTTATGATGATTTTGTTGCTGCTGGTTCATTAGCTGCAGCACGAGAGAAAGGAGTTGTAAGTTGCTTATTTCATGTTCCTCCCAGTAAAGTaggttttcttttatattcatgTATATCATGTTAGCCTTAGTAAAATGCATACCCTTTTATTGACTTCTATTTGTTTCCTATATTGGTTTCTATAAGCACCGGATTATAAAATGTGATTTAGATGAATGCTCatctattttttaattttttgtcaaTATGACCTAAATTCATTGGTTTTATCAAGAACTTATCCTTATGTTTTCTCCCGTTTTTGTGTCTTATAACAATAAACTGGTACATTGCTGGCATATCAGTTAGGCTATTCAATACTCTGCCACAGTTATACCTATGAGGTTGGAACTGTttgaatatatatttatatataaatcaAGTATTTGGATAAATCAATTCAAAAACTGACAACTTAAATTGatgtattttaattaattgtcaTTTTCGAACAATTTTGTTtggataaatattttaaaagttggATGAAGAGTATTTAATAGGTTGAGGGGGGAGAGAGGAGAGTTGAGAGGAGGTATTTTTAGAATTTGTTCTAAAAGGGTGAAAATCCTTTATCTTGAGTTAGGAAATTATCCTATAAAATTACCTGGTATTTTTAAAATTCTCTTATTTGATATGCAAACAAATTCTTTTTGGTTTCAGAAATTTGAAATTCTCAACAAATACATTCCCTCAATTAAATCCCCTATCCAAACAAGGGATTACATGGCTACTGCTTCATGATTATTTGTACATAAGGGGTTGATAGTAGTGGGTAGGAACTAGGAAGAGCTTGGTTCCTTAAATAATCCATGTATGCTGTAATTATGTTGtgaatgaatattcatttcccTTCCCCTGCTGGACCTCTACAAATTCATAAACAGGAAATCATTTCCTTTTCTCGTGTGCCATCATTCTAATTTTACTGAAATATGTTGTTTGCAGTTGAGATCTGAAGGTAAAGATTACATTGTACAAGAAGGTGATGTCATGTTGTTTCGATTCAATGTTTAGCAGAACTTACAGCTCCCAGCTGAGAGTCAGTGGAGAAATTGAGATGTAATTTATGACTAAGGTCAGGAAAATTTTCAGCCAATTGCTGGTTATAGTTTGCATAAGCATTGTTTTGTTATAGGGACAAATGCTCCCTGTTAGGAGCCAGTGAAGAGTTGAAACAATATATGACTACAGGTCCCCAAATTTTCTCAGCCAATTGCTGATTATGATCTGGAAGAGGCATTGTATTTTTTAGTGAAAAAAGGTTAATTTTTTAGTGCAATGCATAAAATTTGCTTGAATATTTATATATGAAAAgtctctcccccccccccccccctccccccattggactaaattttaaaatataacaaatatATGCAAGATATACATGCCGTGTCATTACACTCCAATCTAAACACGAGCAGCTTCTTTACATGCACCTTGTTTTTTTCATTTGGCATCATCAGATAATGTTTAATTTAGTGCTTGTTTGGATAACTTTATCAGAATTGATTGTGATTTGTGATTGTAGTTGATTTTGTTAAACTTGATTATGATAATAGtgagttgaaacttgaaagcgAACTGATTCGTGTTTGGACACATTTATATGAAGTGATTTATATACGGTAGTGCTGTGAAATCCATTGTAAAATCCACAATTGATTATGATCCTGTTTGCCGTTTGGATACGGATTAATGACAATTATTGggcttatctactagaaaaagcactagataagctccaatgAGTGCTCTTTGTTCCGCATCCAAATAGGCTCTAAGTCTGTTGCATAAGCTAGGATTTATAGCTTCATCCTAGAAATGATTTTGGAGCTTTAGCCTTTAATCAATTATGGAAGGCCTAGCATCAAATTATCCAGATTTCACTGGTTTATGAAAATTGCTGCAATATTTGAAACATGTGAAGGAGTTTTGGTAAATTTTACTGATGAGGTTCCTGCATGATATTCTTCTTTAGAGTCTCCCACAttataaaatcaatttttcaacTTGATAACTAACTTCCCTCTTGAATTACCTTTCTACTTATCCACTccttaatttattaaattagagCCCTGATTCTTTATTCCCATGAAGTCACATTATACTATTTCTTCTCATAAAGTGATGTTATTTGATGATATAACATGTATGTATTCCCATGAGTTTATATATTAA
This portion of the Lotus japonicus ecotype B-129 chromosome 3, LjGifu_v1.2 genome encodes:
- the LOC130748574 gene encoding uncharacterized protein LOC130748574; its protein translation is MARVACYHLHMVPSFVHPLKSTLFRNHTLFTIHSPHRYGVQPRFSFSSSSSSKISMSLRAGIVGLPNVGKSTLFNAVVENGKAQAANFPFCTIEPNVGIVAVPDSRLHVLSDLSKSQRVVPASIEFVDIAGLVKGASQGEGLGNKFLSHIREVDSILQVVRCFDDNDIIHVNGKVDPKSDIDVINLELVFCDLDQIEKRLDKLKKGKPKDSQRVKEEAEKSALEKIRVALLDGKPARSVTLTDSERDAVKHLCLLTMKPIIYVANVAESDLADPAKNNYVNDVTNVASELQSGIVTVSAQVEAELTELATEERKEYLNSLGVSESGLGNLIRATYSLLGLRTYFTSGEKETKAWTILAGMTAPQAAGVIHSDFEKGFIRAETVSYDDFVAAGSLAAAREKGVLRSEGKDYIVQEGDVMLFRFNV